From Methylomonas sp. EFPC3, a single genomic window includes:
- the grxD gene encoding Grx4 family monothiol glutaredoxin encodes MSIIEKIQNQLSENRVLLYMKGTPEFPQCGFSSRVVQILEACNAEYNHFNIFEDQELREALKEYSNWPTYPQLYIDGQLVGGCDIVTDLYNKGELATMLAGAKQ; translated from the coding sequence ATGAGTATTATTGAAAAAATTCAAAATCAGTTATCCGAAAACCGCGTACTGTTGTACATGAAAGGCACGCCTGAATTTCCGCAATGCGGCTTTTCCAGCCGGGTGGTGCAAATATTGGAAGCCTGTAACGCCGAATACAACCACTTCAATATTTTCGAAGACCAGGAATTAAGGGAAGCGCTGAAGGAATATTCGAATTGGCCGACTTACCCGCAACTGTATATCGACGGCCAATTGGTAGGCGGTTGCGACATCGTCACCGATTTGTACAACAAAGGCGAACTGGCGACCATGTTAGCTGGCGCCAAGCAATAA
- a CDS encoding DUF2288 domain-containing protein: MSETLADLEKAKMNLETSTIPWSELQRFFAAGLAIAVADELDLIEVASQFALDNKSQVEAWLNAGQVGHVSDAQASDWVAADSSVWAVVVKPWVLVQNYRN; the protein is encoded by the coding sequence ATGAGCGAGACCTTAGCCGATCTGGAAAAAGCCAAGATGAATCTGGAAACGTCGACTATTCCCTGGTCGGAATTGCAGCGTTTTTTTGCCGCCGGCCTGGCAATAGCCGTTGCCGACGAATTGGATTTGATCGAGGTCGCCAGCCAATTTGCGTTGGATAACAAAAGCCAGGTCGAGGCTTGGCTGAATGCCGGACAAGTCGGCCACGTTTCCGACGCCCAAGCTTCTGATTGGGTTGCCGCCGACAGCTCGGTCTGGGCCGTGGTAGTCAAACCTTGGGTGCTGGTACAGAATTATCGCAACTGA